The genomic DNA TCTTTTAACGATAATGTGTTAGGGCTTTTGTCGTGGTAGTTTTCTAATGGCAAGAATTCGTAGAAAATACCATGATCTAATAGAAGTAACATGCCATTACTGGCGTCAAGCGTATCTTGAAAAGCGAAATTACCTTCAGTTGCATTGTAGGTTTCAGCATACACTAGTTTATCCGAATCAACAATAGATTTAAAATGTTCTTCGTACGGACTGAAATCCATGCCGCCATGCATATATAAACTTAGATTTGGCCAAACTTCGTTGATGGTTTTTTTGCCTGATAATTCGAGTATTCTTTTGAATAGAACAAGCGTCCAAGAAGGGACTCCAGATAAAACAGACACGTCTTCCTTCATGCACTCTAATGCCATCTTTTCAATCTTTTCTTCCCATTCTTCCATTAAAGCGATTGACATCTTTGGTGTTCTTCTGTATTGAACCCATATAGGGAGACTCTTGACTATTATAGCGGATAAATCGCCGTAGTAGGAATCTTTACTAAGCTTGTTAAGTTGTGTATTACCTCCAATCACTAAGGTTTTACCTAGATAAAGTTTGTTTTCAGGGCTGTTGTGATAATACATGGTAAGAATGTCGCTGCCTCCCTTGTGAATGTTTTTAATAGATTCTTTACTCACAGGTAGAAATTTACTTTTATCTGAGGTTGTTCCAGAAGACTTAGCAAACCACTTAATATCTTGGGGCCATAAAATGTTTTGTTCACCCTTTTTTGTTCGGAATATATCGTCTCTTATTGTTTCGTAGTTCTGAAGAGGAACTCGAGCCTTATATTCTTCAACAGTTTTGATCGATTTGAAATCGAACCTTTCTCCCCATTCGGTACTCGAAGCTGTGGATAAAAGCTGTTTTAGCCATTTGAGTTGACTTTCATGCGGGTGCTTTTTGAAAGCATTAATAGCCTTAATACGTCGTTTAATAGCCCATGTGAAAATGATTTCTGTAAACTTCATTCTGAAACTAAAAAACTCGTTTTGTTTTAGTTATTCAACCTCAAACGTATGGGGCATCTTTGCAAGAATTCCTGTTTGCTTGGTAAGCGATTGAAAGTTTTTCCAAGTATCATAATGAATTCCTAATTGCTGTTTCATAATTCTTGTTTCATATTCGCCTGTCAATTCGGAAATGAACTGATCGAGAGGATCTAGTTGTTTTGGCAATTCTGTGATTTCAAAGTTTTCAATATTGGCCATTTTTGCGGCTACTTCGATTGCTTTTAATAGTCCACCGTTAATATCAACAAGTCCAATATTTATAGCATCCGAACCGCTCCATACTCTACCTTGTCCAATACTATCTACTTCCGCTGTAGAAATACCTCTTCCTTGGCTAACTTTCAGTAAAAAGTCGTCATATATTTCTTCAATTCTGCCTTGTATTATTTCTTGTTCAAGATCTGTCATTTCTCTTGTTGAACTAGCAAAATCAGATAGAGAGTTTGTATTTACACGATCGTGAGATACCCCAAGCATATTGTAAAAACCTTCCATATTGAGAAGGAGACCAAAAACACCAATAGATCCTGTAATTGTATTTTCTCCGGATATAATTGTATCCGCTGCGCTCGCAATGTAATATCCACCTGAAGCAGCAACACTACTTAAAGAAGCCACAAATGGCTTTTTGTTTGAAGCAAGAACAGCTTCTCTCCAAATCACGTCAGATGCTAAGGCACTCCCGCCTGGTGAATTAATTCGAAGTACGATTGCCTTAATGTTGTTGTCTTCTCGAGCCTTCTTAATTGCTTTGCATATTTTGCTTGCAACCATGTTTTCTTCATTGTATTCATTGCCATGACTAACTATTTCTCCTGTAGCGTAGATTATCGCAATTTGATCAGAGGATAAACTTTTTGGCTCAGCAATTGTTTTTGAATATTGACTAATCGAAATGAAATTTAATTTATCCTTTTCGCCTTTACCTAGATGGCTTTTTAATAATGATTTAAATTCATCTTCAAATGCAATTCCATCTGCAAGCATGTAATCAACTGCACCTTCGGAATTTCGGATTAAGATACTATCGGCTATGTTGTTTAAAGATGTGGGATCAATGTTTCTTTCTGTTGATATTCGATTGAGCATGTTCCCCCATATTGAACTCAATAGTTTTTGTTTTTGCTCTTTGTTTTCCTTGCTCATGTCCTCTCTAGTAAATGGTTCTACGAAGCTTTTGAATTTGCCATGACGGAAAACGCGCGGTTTTAAATTTAATTTTTCGAGTGTTTTTTTGTAGAATCTTACTATGGTACCCAATCCTTTAAACTCTAGAAGGCCTTGGGGATTAATATATATAGTATCACAAACGGAAGCTATGTAGTAGGATTTTTGTGAGTAGTTTTCTCCATAACTAACGATGAATTTTTCGCTCGTTTTAAAGTCGAGCAATTGATTTCGGATTTCATCAAGAATTGCTAAGCTAGTTGAGCCGTTTCCAACCTTGAGGTAAACCCCAGCGATATTATCGTCCGATTTTGCATATTGAATGCTTTTTAATATGTCGTTTAATCCAATTTTAGTTTCGAAGAAAGAGCTTGGAGAACCTAACGGGTCAAATGCTGCAGGGCCGCTTCTGTCTGAGATGTCTTTCCCTAAATTAATTGTAAGAATAGATTGAGGTTTGACTGTAATTTCTGTTTCTCCAGATGATGCAAGAGCAAGAATTATTCCGCATAAAACCAGTACAGATAAAAACAGAGCGACCATAGTGGCCAAAACATATTTTAAAAACTTAAGCATATTAATATATAATGTGTAGTAAAGATATTTTATAATATTGCTCCTTACTATTAATGACGCTTTATTTTGATGAATGAATTAGTTGTGATTATCGGAGGTAATACTGGCGATCGGGTTTATATTATGCAAGCGGCAATTGAAAAATTGGAACTTGCGGTGGGTTTAGTTTTGGAAAAATCAGGAATTTACGAGAGTGAACCTTGGGGATTTGAAAGTGTCAATCCATTTTTGAATCAAGTATTAATTCTGGAAACGGCATTAGATCCAAATCAAGTGTTAGAAAAAATTAATCAGATTGAAAATGAATTGGGTCGAGAAAGAGGAGCGGACCAATTTATAGATCGGACTATGGATATAGATATCTTGTTTTATAACAAGGATATAGTAGAAACTAATAATCTAATTATACCGCATAAGGAGTTAGCTAATCGGCGATTTGTCTTGGATCCATTGTTTGAAATAGTTCCAGAATATCAT from Flavobacteriales bacterium includes the following:
- the folK gene encoding 2-amino-4-hydroxy-6-hydroxymethyldihydropteridine diphosphokinase, producing the protein MNELVVIIGGNTGDRVYIMQAAIEKLELAVGLVLEKSGIYESEPWGFESVNPFLNQVLILETALDPNQVLEKINQIENELGRERGADQFIDRTMDIDILFYNKDIVETNNLIIPHKELANRRFVLDPLFEIVPEYHHPKLGKTIREIRVECLDNSMVKNVP
- the sppA gene encoding signal peptide peptidase SppA, which produces MLKFLKYVLATMVALFLSVLVLCGIILALASSGETEITVKPQSILTINLGKDISDRSGPAAFDPLGSPSSFFETKIGLNDILKSIQYAKSDDNIAGVYLKVGNGSTSLAILDEIRNQLLDFKTSEKFIVSYGENYSQKSYYIASVCDTIYINPQGLLEFKGLGTIVRFYKKTLEKLNLKPRVFRHGKFKSFVEPFTREDMSKENKEQKQKLLSSIWGNMLNRISTERNIDPTSLNNIADSILIRNSEGAVDYMLADGIAFEDEFKSLLKSHLGKGEKDKLNFISISQYSKTIAEPKSLSSDQIAIIYATGEIVSHGNEYNEENMVASKICKAIKKAREDNNIKAIVLRINSPGGSALASDVIWREAVLASNKKPFVASLSSVAASGGYYIASAADTIISGENTITGSIGVFGLLLNMEGFYNMLGVSHDRVNTNSLSDFASSTREMTDLEQEIIQGRIEEIYDDFLLKVSQGRGISTAEVDSIGQGRVWSGSDAINIGLVDINGGLLKAIEVAAKMANIENFEITELPKQLDPLDQFISELTGEYETRIMKQQLGIHYDTWKNFQSLTKQTGILAKMPHTFEVE
- a CDS encoding GH3 auxin-responsive promoter family protein codes for the protein MKFTEIIFTWAIKRRIKAINAFKKHPHESQLKWLKQLLSTASSTEWGERFDFKSIKTVEEYKARVPLQNYETIRDDIFRTKKGEQNILWPQDIKWFAKSSGTTSDKSKFLPVSKESIKNIHKGGSDILTMYYHNSPENKLYLGKTLVIGGNTQLNKLSKDSYYGDLSAIIVKSLPIWVQYRRTPKMSIALMEEWEEKIEKMALECMKEDVSVLSGVPSWTLVLFKRILELSGKKTINEVWPNLSLYMHGGMDFSPYEEHFKSIVDSDKLVYAETYNATEGNFAFQDTLDASNGMLLLLDHGIFYEFLPLENYHDKSPNTLSLKEVEIGIHYVPVISTNSGLWRYTLDDTIKFISTKPYRIKVTGRTRHFINAFGEELIIENAENSIKVACSETGAIIKDYTVAPIYFDKKRSGSHEWLIEFNKAPSNINEFGLKLDSSLKNLNSDYEAKRYGDMIIKKPLIRSVPKNTFDRWLKGKNKLGGQSKIPRLYNDRRYVEEILDLAYENN